One Synechocystis sp. LKSZ1 genomic window, TGCGGGAACTGGGGGAAAGCTTGAAGCCCAAGAGTTCTGCCCTCTTCGTGTTAGTGCGGAAAGTCACCCCTGATAAGGTTCTCGCAGAAGTGGCCCCCTACGGTGGCAAAGTGCTAAAAACCTCTCTGTCCAAGGATGAGGAGACCCAACTTCAGGAAGTGCTTGATCGTCATGGCCTGCCGACGGTTTAGAGACTTCGACAATTTCAGCACAAAATCAGTCTCAGCCTAAAACTCCAATCGATGGCCCCTCATTCGTTAGCCTTAACCCAAGGACGAAGGTGGGTCTTTTTATTACCTGGTTTCTTTTTCATCAGGCACTTAATGGCCGGCGGAGTTGTTGTTCAACCATTTGGAGAATGTCGTTAGGAAGAAAGGGAATGCCTAAAGACCCTGATGCACCAGAAAGTTTAATTCTCAGCTTATCAATCAGGTTGTTACCATGGGTTAAAACGACAATGGGTAAGTGAGCCAAATGGGGCGACTTATGGCACAACGCTGTAATCTCATAACCATCTAGACCTTCCATGTCCGCTCGTACAAACAATAATTCTGGTTGACGACTCTGTAATACAGCCAAGGCCTTGAAGGGGTCTTCAATACAGAGTAGCTTGATTCCTTTTTCTCCTAAAATATAACGAATTTGATGCTGATAAATAGGGGAAGTATCAACATAGGCAATCAGGGAACTATGATGATTTTTGATTTCTTGATGAGGGAGCATCGTCACCGCCCCGGTTTGGATTAAAGGATGAAAAAGAAAAGCTAATTTTAGCGTATTGAGACGAGTTTTTCCGGCGATTAAATATAGAGAATTAAGGTCTTCTAAGCAAGCCTTTAGTGGTTTCACCCAACTAGTACCAGTCAGTTGTCTTTTTTCAAAAATCTCATCGACTTCTTGCCAATTATGTACCAAAGGACGCTGGAATGGCGAGCTAATTTTAGAGCGAACCTGCCACCAGTAACCCACTTTAGATTGGATTTTGGGAGTAATTTGTTGAATATCTAAATTCAAAAATAACGTATCTAGATAACTAGCATGAGTAAAGTGATATTTTGTCTTTGGTAAAGACATGATATGCACTAAAGCCTCCGTCGTGAATTGCTCCAGAATAGAACGGGTTTGTTGAAAAGAGAAAACCCCTCGTTTCCATAATGATGAAATATATTGATAGTCATCTTTAATATAGGGAGGCACTTGTAAATTCAAGTGGTGAATCAAGTCTCCCAGCATATAGATTAAGCGATCGGAAAAACCCGTTAAGCTACTGGCAAAATGGATTTTTCCTTTACCAAAGTAGATTTGCCAAAAAACAAATTCATCAAAGGGATTTTGAACAATTAACTTGCCAGTCACTTGTTCTTCCACTAATTGGTGAATTAATTTGTGAGGAATTTCCATAGGATTATCCTCAGGAATAATGATATTCGTAAAAAGGGGAGCAGAGAGAGCTGAAATTTCCATTGGATGACTCCTGATAATAAATGGATGGTTAGAGATAATTATGTTGAGTAGCAATAAGCTCTTGGGAGAGATATTTGCTAACTTAATTAGGTAAATAACTATTGCTAAGAGCCAACAATTCTAGTAACAACAGGAAAAATGTTCAATGACTTTTTGAGGGATAAGGGGAGGATCAATTAAATAACCTTGGATAACATCACAGTCTATGGATTCTAGAATTTCCATTTGCTCTTTTTCCTCTACTCCCTCAACAATGACCTCTAACTCTAAGTCGTGACTAAGATTAATTAAATTCCTAACCAAGGAGATGCCTCGAGAAGAATACTGAAAGTCTTTTATGAATGACCGATCAATTTTAATGGTTGAAAGGGGGAGTTCTTTTAAAACTGAGAAGGATGAATAACCTGTTCCAAAATCATCAATAGCAGTTTTAATGCCCAGTTCCTGAATTTGTCGTAGAGTATAGACTGCCTGCTGAAAATCATGGAGAATGCAACTTTCTGTAACTTCCAGTTCTAGATTTTTCGTCGGGATAGGGATCTGCTGTAGGATACTCTTCAATTGAGCTAAAAAATTCTTATTTTGCAACTGTTGAGCAGAAATATTAATCGATAAAACAAAAGGAAGAATTGGGTTAGCTAGCCATTGCTGATACTGCCGACAGGCATGGGACAAAACCCAATAACCAGCAGAAATAATATCGCCACTCTTTTCAAGGCGAGGGATAAAATCCCTGGGAGAAATCACGCCTAAATTAGGATTCTGCCAACGAATCAGGGCTTCAACTCCCCGCAAGCGCTGATTTTTCAGAGAAAATTGGGGTTGATAGAGGAGAAAAAATTCTTTCAGTTCCAGG contains:
- a CDS encoding response regulator encodes the protein MEISALSAPLFTNIIIPEDNPMEIPHKLIHQLVEEQVTGKLIVQNPFDEFVFWQIYFGKGKIHFASSLTGFSDRLIYMLGDLIHHLNLQVPPYIKDDYQYISSLWKRGVFSFQQTRSILEQFTTEALVHIMSLPKTKYHFTHASYLDTLFLNLDIQQITPKIQSKVGYWWQVRSKISSPFQRPLVHNWQEVDEIFEKRQLTGTSWVKPLKACLEDLNSLYLIAGKTRLNTLKLAFLFHPLIQTGAVTMLPHQEIKNHHSSLIAYVDTSPIYQHQIRYILGEKGIKLLCIEDPFKALAVLQSRQPELLFVRADMEGLDGYEITALCHKSPHLAHLPIVVLTHGNNLIDKLRIKLSGASGSLGIPFLPNDILQMVEQQLRRPLSA
- a CDS encoding EAL domain-containing protein; the protein is MNFESYSFYYTYKLNLSAAKAKILKIHQKNKSYTKKRCHHSSATILLEANCPEFGLIIKWFKQLGSGLRKSCYWLIKTRNWESILHRFLIPLLFRLVEYFDLKLTRKIYPQKPRKESFLSLKSDLSSTYQSFTKSDNSKDRDDREDQLDPYRSHLIGQELASALELKEFFLLYQPQFSLKNQRLRGVEALIRWQNPNLGVISPRDFIPRLEKSGDIISAGYWVLSHACRQYQQWLANPILPFVLSINISAQQLQNKNFLAQLKSILQQIPIPTKNLELEVTESCILHDFQQAVYTLRQIQELGIKTAIDDFGTGYSSFSVLKELPLSTIKIDRSFIKDFQYSSRGISLVRNLINLSHDLELEVIVEGVEEKEQMEILESIDCDVIQGYLIDPPLIPQKVIEHFSCCY